A region of Bryobacteraceae bacterium DNA encodes the following proteins:
- a CDS encoding acyltransferase: MTPVTPASPPASGRIPSLDGLRAISIILVLIGHLNGTAGFGSHPWIRSTFGDLAHLGVVVFFVISGFLITTLLLKEHAKTGTVSLVLFYARRSIRIFPAALAFLAAMALAHYLHWIELHPRDMLHALTYTVNYHVNRSWFIGHLWSLSVEEQFYLLWPLTMLLLGPRRAFWFAAFMLVLSPCFRIAAWLFLRGNPLADAEMFPMVSDSLAAGCLLAGLRPHLESHRLYRHLLAGPSWLFLLAALLVLNRFSIYVAGSTIGFAIENLLIAALVHRAVVNPGSAFGSFLNSAPVSAIGVLSYSLYLWQQPFLNRHSSAWVNAFPQNLVLAIGMAVISYRLLEHPLNALRHRLRADSSPPRPPSSPSDRPPASVARIS, from the coding sequence ATGACCCCAGTCACGCCCGCTTCGCCCCCCGCCTCCGGACGCATCCCTTCGCTCGACGGCCTCCGCGCCATCTCCATCATTCTCGTTCTGATCGGACATCTCAACGGCACCGCCGGCTTTGGCTCCCACCCCTGGATCCGTTCCACCTTCGGCGACCTCGCCCACCTCGGCGTCGTCGTCTTCTTCGTCATCTCCGGTTTCCTCATCACCACTCTGCTCCTCAAGGAGCACGCCAAAACCGGAACCGTCTCCCTGGTCCTCTTCTACGCCCGCCGCTCCATCCGCATTTTCCCGGCCGCCCTCGCCTTTCTCGCCGCCATGGCCCTCGCGCACTATCTCCACTGGATCGAACTCCACCCGCGCGACATGCTCCACGCCCTCACCTATACCGTCAACTACCACGTCAACCGCTCCTGGTTCATCGGACATCTCTGGTCCCTCTCGGTCGAAGAACAGTTCTACCTTCTTTGGCCCCTCACCATGCTCCTGCTCGGGCCGCGCCGCGCCTTCTGGTTCGCCGCCTTCATGCTCGTTCTCTCACCCTGCTTCCGCATCGCCGCGTGGCTCTTCCTCCGCGGCAACCCCCTCGCCGACGCCGAAATGTTCCCCATGGTTTCCGACAGCCTCGCCGCCGGATGCCTCCTCGCCGGCCTTCGCCCGCACCTCGAATCCCACCGCCTTTACCGCCACCTGCTGGCCGGCCCCTCCTGGCTCTTCCTCCTCGCCGCCCTGCTCGTTCTCAACCGCTTTTCAATCTATGTCGCCGGCTCCACCATCGGATTCGCGATCGAAAATCTCCTCATTGCCGCGCTCGTCCATCGCGCCGTCGTCAATCCCGGCTCCGCCTTCGGATCGTTCCTCAACTCCGCGCCGGTCTCGGCCATCGGCGTGCTTTCCTACTCGCTCTACCTCTGGCAGCAGCCCTTCCTGAACCGCCACTCCTCAGCCTGGGTCAACGCCTTCCCGCAGAACCTCGTTCTCGCGATCGGGATGGCCGTCATCTCCTACCGCCTCCTCGAACATCCCCTCAACGCGCTCCGCCACCGTCTCCGCGCCGATTCTTCCCCGCCCCGGCCGCCTTCCTCACCCTCGGACCGGCCCCCCGCTTCGGTTGCCCGCATCTCCTGA
- a CDS encoding NAD-dependent epimerase/dehydratase family protein, whose translation MNQKTFRVGILGAGYVADYHIRALQTIAGVTIAGIADPDTAKAQAMAARYGARAFASFAELAAATQPDVVHILTPPQFHAPLAIEALDKGCHVYVEKPMAETAADCDRMIEAARRNNRVLSVNHSARMDPVVLEAIRQVKAGRIGDVKGVDFFRSSDYVPYAGGPVVPPPFRNGSYPFQDLGVHGLYLLESFLGHIRSVKANFYSTGRDPFLTYDEWRVLAECEKGVGELYLSWNVNPMQNELVVHGANGVMHIDCYIQMITVRRKLPMIPKPILRMGFAVTNSLSQIWQTTKNFFRILTGKLKGNPGITIGVQAFYGALAEGAEPPIPASEGRRMVDLMEQVSKEADTAKQALVDAARARPVAPAKILVTGAGGFLGRPLFERLAASGEPIRAFIRRPAAWMEKYPNAGAVFGDLGDAEALDRAVAGVETVYHVGAAMRGGKEEFERGTVWGTRNLIESCLKHGVKRVIYVSSQSVLDQASHVPGTPVTEASPYEPYPERRGLYTQTKLTAEKIVLDAIRDRGFPAVVLRPGQIFGPGAERTSPSGAIGMAGRWIVVGNGSHSLPLVYVDDVVDALIAAAHRPEALGQVIQLVDPTPITQRQFVDHCLRSPKLTPPIKALYIPKWFMMLAARGVDILGKVLKRDLPLSVYRVQSLRPPYPFDITAAKTKLGWEPRTGARRGMEITYGA comes from the coding sequence ATGAACCAAAAAACATTCCGCGTCGGCATCCTCGGCGCCGGCTACGTCGCTGACTATCACATCCGGGCCCTGCAGACCATCGCCGGCGTCACGATCGCCGGTATCGCCGATCCGGACACCGCCAAGGCTCAGGCCATGGCCGCCCGCTACGGCGCCCGGGCCTTCGCGAGCTTCGCCGAACTGGCCGCCGCCACCCAGCCCGACGTCGTCCACATCCTGACTCCGCCCCAGTTCCACGCCCCCCTCGCCATTGAGGCCCTCGACAAAGGCTGCCACGTCTACGTCGAAAAGCCCATGGCCGAAACCGCCGCCGACTGCGACCGCATGATCGAAGCCGCCCGGCGCAACAACCGCGTGCTCAGCGTCAACCACTCGGCCCGCATGGACCCGGTGGTGCTCGAAGCCATCCGCCAGGTGAAGGCCGGCCGCATCGGCGACGTCAAGGGAGTCGACTTCTTCCGCAGCTCGGACTATGTGCCTTATGCCGGCGGCCCGGTCGTTCCGCCGCCCTTCCGCAACGGCTCTTACCCGTTCCAGGACCTCGGCGTTCACGGCCTCTATCTGCTCGAAAGCTTCCTCGGCCACATCCGTTCGGTGAAGGCGAACTTCTACTCCACCGGCCGCGATCCCTTCCTCACCTACGATGAATGGCGCGTCCTCGCCGAGTGCGAGAAGGGCGTCGGCGAGCTGTACCTTTCCTGGAACGTCAACCCGATGCAGAACGAACTCGTCGTCCATGGCGCCAACGGCGTGATGCACATCGATTGCTACATCCAGATGATCACCGTGCGCCGGAAGCTGCCGATGATCCCCAAGCCCATCCTCCGCATGGGCTTCGCCGTCACCAATTCGCTCAGCCAGATCTGGCAGACCACAAAGAACTTCTTCCGCATCCTCACCGGTAAACTCAAAGGCAATCCCGGCATCACCATCGGCGTGCAGGCCTTCTACGGCGCGCTCGCCGAAGGCGCCGAGCCGCCCATTCCGGCCAGCGAAGGCCGCCGCATGGTCGACCTCATGGAGCAGGTTTCCAAGGAGGCCGACACGGCCAAGCAGGCCCTCGTCGACGCTGCCCGCGCCCGCCCCGTCGCCCCCGCGAAGATCCTCGTCACCGGCGCCGGCGGCTTCCTCGGCCGGCCGCTGTTCGAACGCCTCGCCGCCTCCGGCGAGCCCATCCGTGCCTTCATCCGCCGCCCCGCCGCCTGGATGGAAAAATATCCCAACGCCGGAGCCGTCTTCGGCGACCTCGGCGACGCCGAAGCCCTCGACCGCGCTGTCGCCGGCGTCGAAACCGTCTATCACGTCGGCGCAGCCATGCGCGGCGGCAAGGAGGAGTTCGAACGCGGCACCGTCTGGGGCACCCGCAACCTCATCGAATCCTGCCTCAAGCACGGCGTCAAGCGCGTCATCTACGTGAGTTCGCAAAGCGTCCTCGACCAGGCGAGCCACGTCCCCGGGACCCCCGTCACGGAGGCTTCCCCCTATGAGCCCTATCCCGAACGCCGCGGCCTCTACACCCAAACCAAGCTCACCGCCGAGAAGATCGTCCTCGACGCCATCCGCGACCGCGGCTTCCCGGCCGTCGTCCTCCGGCCCGGCCAGATCTTCGGACCCGGCGCCGAGCGTACATCGCCTTCGGGCGCCATCGGCATGGCCGGCCGCTGGATCGTCGTCGGCAACGGCAGCCATTCCCTCCCGCTCGTCTACGTCGACGACGTCGTAGACGCGCTCATCGCCGCCGCCCACCGGCCCGAAGCCCTCGGTCAGGTCATTCAACTCGTCGACCCCACGCCGATCACCCAACGCCAGTTCGTCGACCACTGCCTTCGCAGCCCGAAGCTCACTCCGCCCATCAAGGCGCTCTACATCCCGAAGTGGTTCATGATGCTCGCCGCGCGCGGCGTCGACATCCTCGGCAAGGTCCTCAAGCGCGACTTGCCTCTTTCGGTCTACCGCGTTCAATCGCTCCGGCCGCCCTATCCCTTCGATATCACGGCCGCCAAAACGAAGCTTGGATGGGAGCCCCGCACCGGCGCCCGCCGCGGCATGGAGATCACCTACGGCGCCTGA
- a CDS encoding EpsI family protein — MVFFKSTAVKVVTLLLLLQIGVSYSMRRTEYVPALTPLKQFPATIGPWKLYQEGVIEQEILDLLRADDTISRSYVDPATSQRAHFYMAVFKSQRAGVQPHSPRVCLPGSGWTPQDISQVEVPVSGWVDPTITVNKYVVAHGEDRSVVLYWFQTHNRVIASEYAAKVFTILDAARFHRSDTSIVRIIVNADGVAGVPHATEVALSAVKDFFGPVREILPK, encoded by the coding sequence GTGGTTTTCTTCAAAAGCACCGCCGTCAAAGTAGTCACCCTCCTGCTCCTGCTGCAAATCGGAGTGTCTTACTCCATGCGCAGGACCGAATACGTCCCCGCCCTCACTCCCCTCAAGCAGTTCCCCGCCACCATCGGCCCCTGGAAGCTCTACCAGGAAGGCGTCATCGAACAGGAAATCCTCGACCTGCTCCGCGCCGATGACACCATCTCCCGCTCCTACGTCGATCCCGCCACCAGCCAGCGCGCCCACTTCTACATGGCGGTCTTCAAGTCCCAGCGCGCAGGCGTTCAGCCCCATTCCCCGCGCGTCTGCCTGCCCGGCTCCGGCTGGACCCCGCAAGACATTTCTCAGGTCGAGGTCCCCGTCTCCGGATGGGTCGATCCCACCATCACCGTCAATAAATACGTCGTCGCCCACGGCGAAGACCGCAGCGTCGTCCTCTACTGGTTCCAGACCCACAACCGCGTCATCGCCAGCGAATACGCCGCCAAGGTCTTCACCATCCTCGACGCCGCCCGCTTCCACCGCAGCGACACCTCCATCGTCCGCATCATCGTCAACGCCGACGGCGTGGCCGGAGTGCCGCACGCCACCGAAGTCGCCCTCTCCGCCGTGAAGGACTTCTTCGGGCCCGTCCGGGAGATCCTCCCGAAGTAG
- a CDS encoding YdcF family protein has product MSGYILPALLAAAWLWALSGRRSGTFAPSRAGFALLAAFTLFSWLPAAWLGALTLEAAYPLASRPPASAQAIVVLAGQIRYAFPAPVDPLPGPGTALRCHHAAWLYQNGFDLPIFVSGGPVGSGKRAPVAADVMKSALVGLGVPASRVFTESRSANTHENAVESAQILRKAGFERILLVTEAFHMRRASAAFRKQGIDVVPAPCGFRREQFGYYRWYQWVPTPQAILWNEEHFREWAAFAAYWLRDWL; this is encoded by the coding sequence GTGTCCGGTTACATCCTTCCGGCCCTGTTGGCAGCGGCTTGGTTGTGGGCTCTGTCCGGCAGGCGTTCGGGAACTTTCGCTCCTTCCCGCGCCGGATTCGCCTTGCTCGCCGCATTTACCCTGTTTTCCTGGTTGCCCGCCGCCTGGCTCGGCGCCCTCACTCTCGAAGCCGCCTATCCGCTCGCCTCCCGCCCGCCTGCCTCGGCCCAGGCCATTGTCGTTCTCGCCGGCCAGATCCGCTACGCCTTCCCCGCCCCCGTCGATCCCCTCCCCGGACCCGGCACCGCCCTCCGCTGCCATCACGCCGCCTGGCTCTACCAGAATGGCTTCGACCTCCCCATCTTCGTCTCCGGCGGCCCGGTCGGTAGCGGAAAACGAGCTCCCGTCGCCGCCGATGTCATGAAATCCGCTCTTGTCGGCCTTGGCGTGCCCGCCTCCCGCGTCTTCACAGAGTCCCGCTCCGCCAACACTCACGAGAACGCTGTCGAATCGGCCCAAATCCTCCGCAAAGCCGGCTTCGAACGCATCCTCCTGGTTACCGAAGCGTTCCACATGCGGCGAGCTTCCGCCGCCTTCCGCAAACAAGGCATCGACGTCGTTCCCGCGCCTTGCGGCTTCCGCCGCGAACAGTTCGGATATTACCGTTGGTATCAATGGGTTCCGACTCCTCAGGCCATCCTCTGGAACGAGGAGCACTTCCGCGAGTGGGCCGCCTTCGCTGCCTATTGGCTCCGGGACTGGCTTTGA
- a CDS encoding exosortase/archaeosortase family protein translates to MEANMNGGASPIDAPPEQTSTAQFLPAVLPAFLWFAVLLVVLYLPVLTSMVREWAEEEEMGHGFFVPLVAGAIIWREREKLLSIPVKPFYPAILLVLIGFAVSLLGSLGADFFLARIGFVMALYGVVWTLTGNAIVKQLLFPFFLLLFMIRMPLFIYSQITFPLQLFASAVAEHVLNFIGIPVFRDGNILELASRKLSVVEACSGIRSLISLSFLSLVYGYYFDSKKWMRWALLASTIPIAIFANAGRVTLTGIISAVRAEFADGFYHSLEGGVVFMIALVALIFTHQLVNRGYQAISGRKA, encoded by the coding sequence GTGGAAGCCAACATGAACGGGGGAGCTTCACCCATCGACGCGCCCCCCGAGCAGACGTCCACCGCCCAATTCTTGCCGGCCGTCCTGCCTGCATTCCTTTGGTTCGCGGTTCTCCTGGTCGTCCTCTATCTTCCCGTCCTAACTTCCATGGTCCGCGAGTGGGCCGAAGAGGAGGAAATGGGGCACGGCTTCTTTGTGCCTCTCGTCGCTGGCGCAATCATCTGGAGAGAGCGCGAAAAGTTACTCTCCATTCCCGTCAAGCCATTCTATCCAGCCATTCTCCTCGTCCTGATCGGCTTCGCGGTTTCCCTCCTCGGCAGCCTTGGCGCGGACTTCTTCCTCGCCCGCATCGGATTCGTGATGGCGCTCTACGGCGTCGTCTGGACGCTCACCGGCAACGCCATCGTCAAGCAGCTCCTCTTCCCGTTCTTCCTGCTCCTGTTCATGATCCGCATGCCGCTGTTCATCTACAGCCAGATCACGTTTCCTCTTCAGTTATTCGCCAGCGCCGTCGCCGAGCACGTCTTGAACTTCATCGGTATTCCCGTCTTCCGCGACGGTAACATCCTTGAACTCGCCAGCCGCAAACTTTCCGTCGTCGAGGCCTGCAGCGGCATCCGCTCCCTCATCAGCCTCTCGTTTCTTTCCCTCGTCTACGGCTATTACTTCGATTCCAAGAAGTGGATGCGCTGGGCCCTTCTCGCCTCCACGATTCCCATCGCCATCTTCGCCAACGCCGGCCGCGTCACCCTTACCGGAATCATCAGCGCCGTGAGGGCCGAGTTCGCCGACGGCTTCTACCATAGCCTCGAAGGCGGCGTCGTCTTCATGATCGCCCTCGTCGCCCTCATCTTCACCCATCAGCTTGTCAATCGCGGTTACCAAGCCATCTCCGGACGAAAGGCCTAG
- a CDS encoding glycosyltransferase codes for MASPRVSIVMLTYNRPQFIGRAIDSIAAQDLSDWELIVVHDGPNQFTRDLVTARAQSDPRIRYFHRDKGGNIANATNHGLRQARGEFIAILDDDDYWGRPDKLSTQVDFLARNPGYAGCGSGMIVIDEQGAEILRNLKPESDEEIKRNALFANPLAHSTSMYRRAAIEQCGLYDESLAGFQDWDVWLKLGRAGKLYNWPEYTTYYQLWEGGGSFHAQRRNTESAIAIVKRHGPYYRGYPVALAMAYSYYAYARLPIGFRRATYYSLSRAKKAFFGGKQAPAA; via the coding sequence ATGGCTTCTCCCCGCGTCAGCATCGTGATGCTGACCTATAACCGTCCCCAGTTCATCGGCCGCGCGATCGACAGTATCGCTGCGCAGGACCTCTCCGATTGGGAACTCATCGTCGTTCACGACGGCCCCAACCAGTTCACTCGCGACCTCGTCACCGCCCGCGCCCAGTCCGACCCGCGCATCCGCTACTTCCACCGCGACAAGGGCGGCAACATCGCCAACGCCACCAACCACGGCCTCCGTCAGGCCCGCGGCGAGTTCATCGCCATCCTCGACGACGACGATTATTGGGGCCGTCCCGACAAACTCTCCACCCAGGTCGATTTCCTCGCCCGGAACCCCGGCTACGCCGGCTGCGGCTCCGGCATGATCGTCATTGATGAACAGGGCGCCGAGATCCTGCGCAATCTCAAACCCGAGTCCGACGAAGAGATCAAACGCAACGCCCTGTTCGCCAATCCCCTCGCGCACTCCACTTCCATGTACCGCCGCGCCGCCATCGAACAGTGCGGCCTTTACGACGAGTCCCTCGCCGGCTTCCAGGATTGGGACGTCTGGCTCAAGCTCGGCCGCGCCGGCAAGCTCTATAACTGGCCCGAGTACACCACTTACTATCAGCTCTGGGAAGGCGGCGGCTCCTTCCACGCCCAGCGCCGCAATACCGAATCTGCTATCGCCATCGTGAAGCGGCACGGTCCTTACTATCGCGGCTATCCGGTCGCCCTGGCGATGGCTTACTCCTACTACGCCTACGCCCGCCTCCCCATCGGGTTCCGCCGCGCGACTTATTATTCGCTCTCCCGCGCCAAAAAGGCCTTCTTCGGTGGAAAGCAGGCGCCCGCCGCATGA
- a CDS encoding alpha/beta hydrolase fold domain-containing protein — MRLALLASLCASLCFPACSRHPAASPIYTFSYGPDPAQRCHFYLPSNPSPQSRPLAVVVHGGAWRDGSPEEIAAAGLFQPLLDRGFLVAAPAYRLAPAHRAPAAAVDLRNAIAAAARLCPRFSGDPARLLLAGFSAGAHLALLAATAPPGAVPSPIARPAAIVSFWGISDLPALLEDPRTRSLATAWLPDPFPYELPSLLSPLRYADRTLVPVLAFHSRHDPLVPFSQSRSLVEAIDAAGGRATLIELDHRSHAPAAPAVQLLYARVFEFLEQTTPNLLP; from the coding sequence ATGCGCCTCGCTCTCCTGGCGTCTCTCTGCGCCTCGCTCTGCTTTCCCGCCTGCTCCCGTCATCCCGCCGCCTCGCCGATCTACACCTTCTCTTACGGCCCGGACCCGGCCCAGCGCTGTCACTTCTACCTCCCGTCAAACCCTTCTCCCCAATCCCGCCCCCTTGCCGTCGTCGTCCACGGCGGCGCCTGGCGCGACGGGTCCCCCGAGGAAATCGCCGCCGCCGGATTGTTCCAGCCTCTCCTTGACCGCGGCTTCCTCGTCGCCGCGCCCGCCTACCGCCTCGCGCCCGCTCACCGCGCCCCGGCCGCCGCCGTCGATCTCCGCAACGCAATTGCTGCCGCCGCCCGCCTCTGCCCCCGCTTCTCCGGCGACCCCGCCCGCCTCCTCCTAGCCGGATTCTCCGCCGGCGCTCATCTCGCCCTCCTCGCCGCCACCGCTCCCCCCGGCGCCGTTCCCAGCCCCATAGCCCGTCCCGCCGCCATCGTCAGCTTCTGGGGTATCTCCGATCTCCCCGCCCTTCTCGAAGATCCCCGCACCCGGTCCCTGGCCACCGCTTGGCTCCCCGACCCCTTCCCGTACGAACTCCCCTCGCTCCTATCACCTCTCCGTTATGCCGATAGAACCCTCGTGCCGGTCCTCGCCTTCCACTCCCGTCACGACCCGCTCGTGCCCTTTTCCCAATCCCGCTCGCTCGTCGAGGCCATCGACGCCGCCGGCGGCCGCGCTACTCTCATCGAACTCGATCACCGCTCCCATGCCCCCGCCGCGCCCGCCGTCCAGCTCCTGTACGCACGCGTCTTCGAGTTTCTCGAACAAACCACCCCCAATCTCCTTCCATGA
- a CDS encoding glycosyltransferase, with amino-acid sequence MSLEGHSIVYFGNDWFGENRTSSHHVARRLGRRLPLLYVSAPGLRAPKATGRDVKKLFRKLGQTLDLPTEIGPHMWHMTMPQVPFRRLPGMDAFNTASGSFLIRRAIAHLGFRDVLAFVLVPHAGPAAAAIGARLLVYYCTDDYAALPGVDKERVTRLDEDLTRRADQVFVTSPKLIESKIPLNPNSVFAPHGVDVELFSKASDPAFEPAPATAALRHPVIGFFGVIGAWIDVPLLNFLAASRPDWTFLFVGMASTDLAGLDRLPNVVMPGPQPYEDLPRWAQAFDVAIIPYILNQQVLMANPLKLREYLATGKPVVSVSTPEIDRFAHCIRLAHNRDEFLAQIEAALEEGAAPRRAERQQAVASMSWDARAEETLRIVEQRLAALGRA; translated from the coding sequence ATGAGCCTCGAAGGGCATTCCATCGTCTACTTCGGCAACGACTGGTTCGGCGAGAACCGCACCAGCAGCCACCACGTCGCCCGCCGCCTCGGCCGTCGCCTCCCGCTGCTCTACGTCTCCGCCCCCGGCCTCCGCGCCCCCAAAGCCACCGGCCGCGACGTCAAGAAACTCTTCCGCAAGCTCGGCCAGACCCTCGACCTCCCCACCGAAATCGGGCCTCACATGTGGCACATGACCATGCCTCAAGTGCCCTTCCGCCGCCTCCCCGGCATGGACGCCTTCAACACCGCCTCCGGTTCGTTCCTCATCCGCCGCGCCATCGCCCACCTCGGCTTCCGCGACGTCCTCGCCTTCGTCCTCGTCCCCCACGCCGGACCCGCCGCCGCCGCCATCGGCGCCCGCCTCCTCGTCTACTACTGCACCGACGACTACGCCGCCCTGCCCGGCGTCGACAAGGAACGCGTCACCCGCCTCGACGAGGACCTCACCCGCCGCGCCGACCAGGTCTTCGTCACCTCGCCCAAACTGATCGAATCCAAGATCCCGCTCAACCCCAACTCCGTCTTCGCCCCACACGGCGTCGACGTCGAGCTCTTCTCCAAGGCGAGCGACCCCGCCTTCGAACCCGCGCCCGCCACCGCCGCCCTCCGCCACCCCGTCATCGGCTTCTTCGGCGTCATCGGCGCCTGGATCGATGTCCCGCTACTCAACTTCCTCGCCGCCTCCCGCCCCGACTGGACCTTCCTGTTCGTCGGCATGGCCTCCACCGACCTCGCCGGGCTCGACCGCCTCCCCAACGTCGTCATGCCCGGGCCCCAGCCCTACGAAGACCTCCCGCGCTGGGCCCAGGCCTTCGACGTCGCCATCATTCCCTACATCCTCAATCAGCAGGTCCTGATGGCCAACCCCCTCAAACTTCGCGAATACCTCGCCACCGGCAAGCCCGTCGTCTCGGTCTCGACGCCGGAAATCGACCGCTTCGCCCATTGCATTCGTCTCGCCCACAACCGCGACGAGTTTCTTGCCCAGATCGAAGCCGCTCTCGAAGAAGGCGCCGCGCCGCGCCGCGCCGAGCGCCAGCAGGCCGTTGCGTCGATGAGTTGGGACGCGCGTGCCGAAGAGACTTTACGGATCGTTGAACAACGCCTCGCCGCTCTCGGCCGGGCCTGA
- a CDS encoding NAD-dependent epimerase/dehydratase family protein, translating into MKFLVTGAAGFIGSNLCDRLLAQGHAVTGLDNFSTGQEAFLAKAMGHPGFTLERADLLDFELVKKVTAGVDVVLHLAANADVRFGPDHPRRDLEQNTIATWNVVEAARVNGVPRVGFSSTGSVYGEAQTIPTPEDCPFPVQTSLYGASKLAAEGMLAAYAESFGTQVYIFRFVSILGERYSHGHVFDFYKQLRADPGKLRILGNGKQRKSYLYIQDCVDAILLALEKAEGKVNIFNLGTDEYCEVNDSVGWICERLGVAPERSYSGGDRGWIGDNPFIFLDCSRMRSLGWTPTLTIRESVVKTVEYLMENPEILSRD; encoded by the coding sequence TTGAAGTTTCTCGTTACCGGAGCCGCCGGATTCATCGGCAGCAACTTATGCGACCGGCTGTTGGCGCAGGGCCACGCGGTGACCGGGCTGGACAATTTTTCGACCGGGCAGGAAGCCTTTCTGGCCAAGGCGATGGGGCATCCCGGGTTCACGCTCGAGCGCGCCGATCTGCTCGATTTCGAGCTGGTGAAGAAGGTGACGGCGGGTGTGGACGTGGTGCTGCACCTGGCGGCGAACGCGGACGTGCGGTTCGGTCCGGACCACCCGCGGCGCGATCTGGAGCAGAACACGATCGCGACGTGGAACGTAGTGGAGGCGGCGCGAGTGAACGGAGTGCCGCGGGTGGGCTTTTCCTCGACGGGTTCGGTTTACGGAGAAGCCCAGACGATTCCGACGCCGGAGGACTGTCCGTTTCCGGTGCAAACGTCGTTGTATGGGGCTTCGAAGCTGGCGGCCGAAGGGATGCTGGCGGCGTACGCGGAGAGCTTCGGGACGCAGGTGTACATCTTCCGGTTCGTCTCGATCCTGGGGGAGCGGTACTCGCACGGGCACGTGTTCGACTTCTACAAGCAACTGCGCGCCGATCCGGGGAAGCTGCGGATTCTCGGCAACGGGAAACAGCGGAAGTCGTATTTGTACATCCAGGACTGCGTGGACGCGATCCTGCTGGCGCTCGAGAAGGCCGAGGGGAAAGTGAACATCTTCAACCTGGGGACGGATGAATATTGCGAGGTCAACGATTCGGTGGGTTGGATCTGCGAGCGGCTGGGCGTCGCGCCGGAGCGGAGTTATTCGGGTGGGGACCGCGGATGGATCGGGGATAATCCGTTTATTTTTCTGGATTGTTCGCGCATGCGAAGCCTGGGGTGGACGCCGACGCTGACGATTCGGGAGTCGGTGGTGAAGACGGTGGAGTATCTGATGGAGAATCCGGAGATACTAAGTCGCGACTAG
- a CDS encoding DegT/DnrJ/EryC1/StrS family aminotransferase, with translation MQIPNWPSSTSRELELISEVLRSTAWGGSHPFIAQFERKFADFHGCRHAVTVANGSLALELILWAAGIGPGDEVIVPAHSFIASASAVCRYGAIPVFADVDPDSFNLDPAATGAAVSPKTRAIMPVHFGGMTADMDALDDIARRHGLLVVEDAAQAQGSEWRGRRPGQFGLAAAFSFQSSKVMTAGEGGLVLTNDDAFAARARSLANHGRREGHGWFDHFDAASNFRLSGIQAAVLLAQLERLPDQIAQRTRAAGRLRQATAAVEGLRWQDVPAAATAHNYYLLLGRHPRRDDLRTWLDSKGIPSTPYYPRPLYANPAFETTPHRVTPCPNAEQLVRDAFWLPLRLLMADDSTLDEVAAAFRDFRA, from the coding sequence TTGCAGATCCCCAATTGGCCGTCTTCCACCAGCCGTGAACTCGAACTGATCTCTGAAGTCCTCCGCTCCACCGCCTGGGGCGGGTCGCATCCTTTCATCGCCCAATTCGAACGAAAGTTCGCCGACTTTCATGGCTGCCGGCATGCCGTCACCGTCGCCAACGGCTCCCTCGCCCTCGAACTGATCCTCTGGGCCGCCGGAATCGGTCCGGGCGACGAAGTGATCGTCCCGGCACACTCCTTCATCGCCTCGGCATCGGCGGTATGCCGTTATGGCGCCATACCCGTATTCGCCGACGTCGACCCCGACTCCTTCAACCTCGACCCGGCCGCCACGGGCGCTGCCGTCTCGCCGAAAACCCGCGCCATCATGCCCGTCCACTTCGGCGGCATGACCGCCGACATGGACGCGCTCGACGACATCGCCCGGCGCCACGGCCTGTTGGTGGTCGAAGACGCCGCCCAGGCACAGGGATCGGAATGGCGCGGCCGCCGGCCCGGTCAATTCGGACTCGCCGCGGCCTTCAGCTTCCAAAGTTCGAAGGTCATGACGGCCGGAGAAGGCGGTCTCGTGCTCACGAACGACGACGCCTTTGCCGCCCGCGCCCGCTCGCTCGCCAATCACGGCCGGCGCGAAGGACACGGCTGGTTCGACCATTTCGACGCGGCCTCGAACTTTCGACTTTCCGGCATCCAGGCGGCGGTACTGCTCGCCCAACTCGAGCGGCTGCCCGATCAGATAGCCCAACGGACGCGCGCCGCCGGGCGACTTCGCCAGGCAACGGCCGCTGTCGAGGGCTTGCGCTGGCAGGATGTTCCCGCCGCGGCCACCGCGCATAACTACTACCTGTTGCTCGGCCGCCATCCGCGCCGCGATGACCTACGGACCTGGCTCGACTCCAAGGGCATTCCCTCGACGCCCTACTATCCCCGGCCGCTCTACGCAAACCCCGCCTTCGAGACCACGCCACACCGGGTGACTCCCTGCCCCAACGCCGAACAGTTGGTTCGCGATGCCTTCTGGCTGCCGCTGCGCCTGCTGATGGCCGACGACTCCACGCTTGATGAAGTGGCTGCGGCTTTCCGCGATTTCCGGGCCTAG